A section of the Oncorhynchus gorbuscha isolate QuinsamMale2020 ecotype Even-year linkage group LG04, OgorEven_v1.0, whole genome shotgun sequence genome encodes:
- the LOC124033387 gene encoding forkhead box protein B2-like, which yields MPRPGKNSYSEQKPPYSYISLTAMAIQNSTEKMLPLSDIYKFIMDRFPYYRENTQRWQNSLRHNLSFNDCFIKIPRRPEQPGKGSFWALHPDCGDMFENGSFLRRRKRFKLLRAEHMACKSSPMMHYFHHQGKLSGGHHEHQGPAAAVGRLPHFQSYGSINCGQSGSFKHPFAIENIIGRDYKGVMTSGLPITSVMQHLGYPVPAQLSSVVNSMWPHVGMLSDSMSAMPLPVSSEYAPFGVSMKDLYHHASGQTLPTMPVPIKPTPSMGPMPGLSGLPPGPSHLCSPSSLLEKNGSDPLEGMGNPIHPVLQLP from the coding sequence ATGCCTCGTCCGGGGAAGAACTCGTACAGCGAGCAGAAGCCGCCTTACTCTTATATCTCTCTGACAGCCATGGCTATCCAGAACTCCACCGAGAAGATGCTCCCACTGAGCGACATCTACAAGTTCATCATGGACCGATTCCCTTACTACCGGGAGAACACACAGCGGTGGCAGAACTCTCTGCGACACAACTTGTCCTTTAACGACTGCTTCATCAAAATCCCCCGGCGGCCCGAACAGCCGGGGAAGGGCAGCTTTTGGGCCCTGCACCCAGACTGTGGAGACATGTTCGAAAACGGCAGCTTTCTACGCAGGAGGAAGCGCTTCAAACTGCTTCGCGCTGAGCACATGGCCTGCAAGAGCTCCCCAATGATGCACTATTTCCACCACCAGGGCAAGCTGAGTGGAGGGCATCATGAGCACCAAGGCCCCGCCGCGGCAGTGGGAAGGCTCCCCCACTTCCAGAGCTACGGCAGCATCAACTGCGGACAGTCCGGCAGTTTCAAGCACCCGTTCGCCATTGAGAACATCATAGGTCGGGACTACAAGGGCGTGATGACAAGCGGGCTGCCCATCACTTCGGTAATGCAGCACCTGGGCTACCCTGTTCCCGCGCAGCTCAGCAGTGTGGTCAACTCAATGTGGCCGCACGTCGGCATGCTGTCAGATTCCATGAGCGCCATGCCCCTACCAGTCTCCTCAGAGTACGCTCCCTTTGGCGTGTCCATGAAGGATCTCTACCACCACGCGAGCGGACAGACGCTACCCACCATGCCCGTGCCCATCAAACCGACCCCGTCTATGGGTCCGATGCCCGGTCTTTCGGGCCTTCCGCCCGGCCCATCGCATCTCTGCTCCCCTTCATCCTTGCTGGAGAAGAATGGTTCCGATCCTTTGGAGGGCATGGGCAATCCGATACACCCGGTTCTCCAGCTGCCTTAA